From the Burkholderia glumae LMG 2196 = ATCC 33617 genome, one window contains:
- a CDS encoding LacI family DNA-binding transcriptional regulator encodes MGTTIRDVARAANVSIGTVSRALKNQPGLSEATRERVVAVAAELGYDPAQLRPRIRRLTFLLHRQHNNFAATPFFSHVLHGVEEACRERGIVPALLTVGPTDDVLRQMRPHAPDAIAVAGFMEPETIDALAATGRPLVLIDMWAPGLRSVNIDNGAGASLAMRHLFAAGRRRIAFIGGSPAHHSISQRALGFRRAFFEAGLLFDPSLEVTIDAGLDPDTGAARAMERILDGGGPRPDAVFAFNDAAALAAMRVCLARGLRVPEDIALVGFDDIPGAAHAAPPLTTLAVDKEALGRRGVELLLADAPEETEIRLPVRLIERASSSAAAHAPRPLTPVIAS; translated from the coding sequence ATGGGCACCACCATTCGCGATGTCGCGCGGGCGGCGAACGTTTCGATCGGCACCGTTTCGCGCGCGCTGAAGAACCAGCCGGGCCTGTCCGAGGCCACCCGCGAGCGCGTGGTCGCGGTGGCCGCCGAGCTCGGCTACGATCCCGCGCAACTGCGCCCGCGGATTCGCCGGCTCACGTTCCTGCTGCACCGCCAGCACAATAATTTCGCCGCCACGCCGTTCTTCTCGCACGTGCTGCACGGCGTGGAGGAGGCCTGCCGCGAGCGCGGCATCGTGCCGGCGCTGCTGACAGTCGGGCCGACCGACGACGTGCTGCGCCAGATGCGCCCGCACGCGCCCGACGCGATCGCGGTGGCCGGCTTCATGGAGCCCGAGACGATCGACGCGCTCGCCGCCACCGGCCGCCCGCTCGTGCTGATCGACATGTGGGCGCCGGGCCTGCGCTCGGTGAACATCGACAACGGCGCCGGCGCCTCGCTGGCGATGCGGCACCTGTTCGCCGCCGGCCGCCGGCGCATCGCCTTCATCGGCGGCTCGCCCGCGCACCACAGCATCTCGCAGCGCGCGCTCGGGTTCCGCCGCGCGTTCTTCGAGGCGGGGCTGCTGTTCGATCCGTCGCTGGAAGTGACGATCGACGCCGGGCTCGACCCCGACACGGGCGCCGCGCGCGCGATGGAGCGCATCCTCGACGGCGGCGGCCCGCGCCCCGACGCCGTGTTCGCGTTCAACGACGCGGCCGCGCTGGCCGCGATGCGGGTGTGCCTCGCACGCGGGCTGCGCGTGCCCGAGGACATCGCCCTCGTCGGCTTCGACGACATCCCCGGCGCCGCGCACGCGGCCCCGCCGCTCACCACGCTGGCGGTCGACAAGGAAGCGCTCGGCCGCCGCGGCGTGGAGCTGCTGCTCGCCGACGCGCCCGAGGAAACCGAAATTCGCCTGCCCGTGCGGCTGATCGAGCGCGCGAGCAGTTCCGCCGCGGCGCATGCGCCGCGCCCCCTCACCCCGGTAATCGCCTCATGA
- a CDS encoding AGE family epimerase/isomerase, producing MTNPASPTAPDTPVPHVADFRDAAFLMSHVQHTLRFYAPTVFDPTGGFFHFFRDDGSIYDHTTRHLVSSCRFVFNYAMAYRQFGDRQHQDYARHGLRFLREAHWDPAHAGYDWELEWRDGRKAATRDATRHCYGLAFVLLAAAHAVMAGIEEGRELVGHTFALMEQHFWDAAGGLYKDEATADWQVSGYRGQNANMHATEALLAAYEATGETRYLDRAERVAANITQRQAALSQNLVWEHYHADWSIDWDYNKEDSTNIFRPWGFQPGHQTEWAKLLLILERHRPLDWLLPRAIELFDAAFAHAWDSEHGGLVYGFGPDYTVCDHDKYFWVQAETFAAAALLGARTGSERFWDCYDEIWRYSWQHFVDHRYGAWYRILTCDNRKYSDEKSPAGKTDYHTMGACYEVLNALPGASGNALAHRKENA from the coding sequence ATGACGAACCCAGCTTCGCCGACCGCGCCGGACACGCCGGTGCCGCACGTCGCGGACTTCCGCGACGCGGCCTTCCTGATGTCGCACGTGCAGCACACGCTGCGCTTCTACGCGCCGACGGTATTCGATCCGACCGGCGGCTTCTTCCATTTCTTCCGCGACGACGGCTCGATCTACGACCACACCACGCGCCACCTCGTCAGCAGCTGCCGCTTCGTCTTCAACTACGCGATGGCGTACCGGCAGTTCGGCGACCGCCAGCACCAGGACTACGCGCGCCACGGCCTGCGCTTCCTGCGCGAGGCGCACTGGGACCCGGCACACGCCGGCTACGATTGGGAACTCGAGTGGCGCGACGGCCGCAAGGCCGCCACGCGCGACGCCACGCGCCACTGCTACGGGCTGGCGTTCGTGCTGCTGGCCGCCGCGCACGCGGTGATGGCCGGCATCGAGGAAGGCCGCGAGCTGGTGGGCCACACCTTCGCGCTGATGGAGCAGCATTTCTGGGACGCCGCGGGCGGGCTCTACAAGGACGAGGCCACGGCCGACTGGCAGGTGTCCGGCTACCGCGGCCAGAACGCCAACATGCATGCCACCGAAGCGCTGCTGGCCGCCTACGAGGCCACCGGCGAGACGCGCTACCTCGACCGCGCCGAACGGGTCGCCGCGAACATCACGCAGCGCCAGGCCGCGCTCTCGCAGAACCTGGTGTGGGAGCACTATCACGCCGACTGGTCGATCGACTGGGACTACAACAAGGAAGACAGCACCAATATCTTCCGCCCCTGGGGCTTCCAGCCGGGCCATCAGACCGAGTGGGCCAAGCTGCTGCTGATCCTCGAGCGGCATCGCCCGCTCGACTGGCTGCTGCCGCGCGCGATCGAGCTGTTCGACGCGGCGTTCGCGCATGCCTGGGACAGCGAGCACGGCGGGCTGGTCTACGGCTTCGGCCCCGACTACACCGTGTGCGACCACGACAAGTATTTCTGGGTGCAGGCCGAGACCTTCGCCGCCGCCGCGCTGCTCGGCGCGCGCACCGGCAGCGAGCGCTTCTGGGACTGCTACGACGAGATCTGGCGCTACAGCTGGCAGCATTTCGTCGACCACCGCTACGGCGCCTGGTATCGCATCCTCACCTGCGACAACCGCAAGTACAGCGACGAGAAGAGCCCGGCCGGCAAGACCGACTATCACACCATGGGCGCCTGCTACGAGGTGCTCAACGCGCTGCCCGGCGCGAGCGGCAACGCCCTCGCGCATCGCAAGGAGAACGCATGA
- a CDS encoding carbohydrate kinase family protein: protein MMSGTSPDTPFPRFVSAGDILTDMVRHDAAQWTSVPGGAGWNVARAVARLGVPSAAVGALGRDCFSDVLWRESEAAGLDLRFLQRVDRPPLLAVVHQTRPPAYFFIGENSADLAFDPAALPAGWEAPLEWAHFGCISLVREPLASTLIALAGTLRAKGVKISFDPNYRNLMTAAYRPTLEKMVKLADLVKVSDEDLRHLFDGDEAEAIATLRALNPAAALLVTRGAQPATLYADGQTLEAQPPRVEVADTVGAGDASIGGLLVSLMTAPRRGWGEHLAFALAAGAAACRHTGAHAPTLDEVDALLGTR, encoded by the coding sequence ATGATGAGCGGCACTTCGCCTGACACGCCCTTTCCGCGGTTCGTCTCGGCCGGCGACATCCTGACCGACATGGTTCGCCACGACGCCGCGCAATGGACCTCGGTGCCGGGCGGCGCCGGCTGGAACGTGGCGCGCGCGGTGGCGCGGCTCGGCGTGCCGAGCGCCGCGGTGGGCGCGCTCGGCCGCGACTGCTTCTCCGACGTGCTGTGGCGCGAGAGCGAGGCGGCCGGTCTCGACCTGCGCTTTCTGCAGCGCGTCGACCGGCCGCCGCTGCTGGCGGTGGTCCACCAGACCCGGCCGCCCGCCTACTTCTTCATCGGCGAGAACAGCGCCGATCTGGCGTTCGATCCGGCCGCGCTGCCGGCAGGCTGGGAAGCGCCGCTCGAATGGGCGCATTTCGGCTGCATCAGCCTCGTGCGCGAGCCGCTCGCCAGCACGCTGATCGCGCTGGCGGGCACGCTGCGTGCCAAGGGCGTGAAGATCAGCTTCGACCCGAATTACCGCAACCTGATGACGGCCGCGTACCGGCCCACGCTCGAGAAGATGGTGAAGCTGGCCGATCTCGTGAAGGTGTCCGACGAGGACCTGCGCCACCTGTTCGACGGTGACGAGGCCGAGGCGATCGCCACGCTGCGCGCGCTGAACCCGGCGGCCGCGTTGCTGGTCACGCGCGGCGCACAGCCGGCCACGCTCTATGCCGACGGCCAGACGCTCGAGGCGCAGCCGCCGCGCGTGGAGGTGGCCGACACCGTCGGTGCCGGCGACGCCTCGATCGGCGGCCTGCTGGTGAGCCTGATGACGGCGCCGCGGCGCGGCTGGGGCGAGCATCTGGCGTTCGCGCTCGCGGCCGGCGCGGCCGCCTGCCGGCACACGGGCGCGCATGCGCCGACGCTCGACGAGGTCGACGCGCTGCTCGGCACGCGGTGA
- a CDS encoding DUF2905 domain-containing protein: MFRWLLVSFIAVMVLARTWPWLSKLGVGRLPGDVTLRIGSRAHPFPFMSTLVVMAIVSVLARLW; encoded by the coding sequence ATGTTTCGCTGGCTGCTGGTGTCCTTCATCGCGGTGATGGTGCTGGCGCGCACCTGGCCGTGGCTGTCGAAGCTCGGCGTGGGCCGGCTGCCCGGCGACGTGACGCTGCGGATCGGCTCGCGCGCCCATCCGTTTCCATTCATGTCCACGCTGGTGGTGATGGCGATCGTGTCGGTGCTCGCGCGGCTCTGGTGA
- a CDS encoding class I SAM-dependent methyltransferase, whose translation MNPKAHEPASLPVPGPDALAQSETLAASLRAEIAAAGGWLPFSRFMERALYAPGLGYYSGGARKFGRRGDDGSDFVTAPELSPLFAHTLARPVAEALGASGTRRVMEFGAGTGRLAAGLLAALEALGAAPEHYQIVELSGELRERQRATLAAALPAALAARVQWLDALPERFEGVVIGNEVLDAMPVRLVLRAAGAGAGWRERGVAVDAASRAFVFEDRPLAAHAPELIDTLAALDLPAGYLTETHEAARAFTRTVCTMLARGAAFFIDYGFPAAEYYHPQRAEGTLMCHYRHRAHGDPFVWPGLQDITAHVEFSGIHAAGVAAGAELLGYTSQGRFLLNAGITEVLAAIDPSDPARFLPAANAVQKLISEAEMGELFKVIAFGRGIDGLAAFARGERSHAL comes from the coding sequence ATGAACCCGAAAGCTCACGAACCCGCTAGTTTACCCGTTCCCGGCCCGGACGCGCTCGCCCAGTCCGAAACGCTGGCCGCGTCGCTGCGTGCCGAGATCGCGGCGGCGGGCGGATGGCTGCCGTTCTCGCGCTTCATGGAGCGCGCGCTGTACGCGCCGGGCCTGGGCTACTACAGCGGCGGCGCGCGCAAGTTCGGCCGGCGCGGCGACGACGGCAGCGATTTCGTGACGGCGCCGGAGCTCTCGCCGCTGTTCGCCCACACGCTCGCGCGGCCGGTGGCCGAGGCGCTCGGCGCGAGCGGCACGCGGCGCGTGATGGAGTTCGGCGCCGGCACCGGGCGGCTCGCGGCGGGGCTGCTGGCCGCGCTCGAGGCGCTCGGCGCCGCGCCCGAGCACTACCAGATCGTCGAGCTGTCGGGCGAGCTGCGCGAGCGCCAGCGCGCCACGCTCGCGGCCGCGTTGCCGGCCGCGCTGGCGGCGCGCGTGCAGTGGCTCGACGCGCTGCCCGAGCGCTTTGAGGGCGTGGTGATCGGCAACGAGGTGCTCGACGCGATGCCGGTGCGGCTGGTGCTGCGCGCCGCCGGGGCCGGCGCCGGCTGGCGCGAGCGCGGCGTGGCCGTCGATGCCGCGTCGCGCGCGTTCGTGTTCGAGGACCGGCCGCTCGCGGCGCACGCGCCGGAGCTGATCGACACGCTCGCCGCGCTCGACCTGCCGGCCGGCTACCTGACCGAGACGCACGAGGCCGCGCGCGCCTTCACGCGCACCGTCTGCACGATGCTCGCGCGCGGCGCGGCGTTCTTCATCGACTACGGCTTCCCGGCCGCCGAGTACTACCATCCGCAGCGCGCCGAGGGCACGTTGATGTGCCATTACCGGCACCGCGCGCATGGCGATCCGTTCGTCTGGCCGGGGCTGCAGGACATCACCGCGCACGTCGAGTTCTCGGGGATCCATGCGGCCGGCGTGGCGGCCGGCGCCGAGCTGCTCGGCTATACCTCGCAGGGCCGCTTCCTGCTGAATGCCGGCATCACCGAGGTGCTGGCCGCGATCGATCCGTCCGACCCCGCGCGCTTCCTGCCGGCCGCGAACGCGGTGCAGAAGCTGATTTCCGAAGCGGAGATGGGCGAGCTGTTCAAGGTGATTGCGTTCGGCCGCGGCATCGATGGCCTTGCCGCCTTCGCGCGCGGCGAACGCTCGCACGCGCTCTGA
- a CDS encoding SDR family NAD(P)-dependent oxidoreductase, with amino-acid sequence MTASAVTSAAALPDARVVLITGAAPIPAGPAGPAGIGAALARAFARRGWDVALAVDAEAARPGAEALAAEIAALGRRAAVLVADLASEAGAAALVPACCDALGRPGCIVCHGDPAPADDALNAGHASLTAAFARLVAAPVVLGRALAAATPEAAREDERLRAVLIHVLDDALYHPAPQRLSQALAQAALHRATAAQALALAPKVRVAGLVRGRAPHADELAEAACYLAEAPGVTGATLAVDGGEHLAPPAGDGRAEAALAGRP; translated from the coding sequence ATGACCGCATCCGCCGTAACGTCCGCCGCCGCGCTGCCCGACGCGCGCGTGGTGCTGATCACGGGCGCGGCACCGATTCCGGCTGGCCCGGCCGGGCCGGCCGGAATCGGTGCCGCGCTGGCGCGCGCGTTCGCGCGGCGCGGCTGGGACGTGGCGCTCGCGGTGGACGCCGAGGCGGCCCGGCCCGGGGCCGAGGCGCTGGCCGCCGAGATCGCCGCGCTCGGCCGCCGCGCGGCGGTGCTGGTGGCCGACCTCGCCAGCGAAGCGGGCGCCGCCGCGCTGGTGCCGGCCTGCTGCGACGCGCTCGGCCGGCCCGGCTGCATCGTCTGCCACGGCGATCCGGCCCCGGCCGACGACGCGCTCAACGCCGGCCACGCCTCGCTGACCGCCGCGTTCGCGCGGCTCGTCGCGGCGCCGGTGGTGCTCGGCCGCGCGCTCGCGGCCGCCACCCCGGAGGCCGCGCGCGAGGACGAGCGGCTGCGGGCGGTGCTGATCCACGTGCTCGACGACGCGCTGTACCATCCGGCACCGCAGCGGCTCTCGCAGGCGCTGGCACAGGCCGCGCTGCATCGCGCCACCGCCGCGCAGGCACTGGCGCTGGCGCCGAAGGTGCGCGTGGCGGGGCTGGTGCGCGGGCGCGCGCCGCACGCCGACGAGCTGGCCGAGGCGGCCTGCTATCTGGCCGAGGCGCCGGGCGTGACGGGCGCCACGCTCGCCGTGGACGGCGGCGAGCACCTCGCGCCGCCTGCCGGCGACGGCCGGGCCGAAGCGGCCCTCGCCGGCCGCCCCTGA